The Dreissena polymorpha isolate Duluth1 chromosome 10, UMN_Dpol_1.0, whole genome shotgun sequence genome includes a region encoding these proteins:
- the LOC127847266 gene encoding uncharacterized protein LOC127847266 isoform X2, protein MKCFIDIPGYTHKEHISQADITAFVHICQNNIKLKNMLRTEIDKLIQVRTDRNEIFHSGDMAITDDKLKEYISNMRDVLQISIFNKLPDIQTFLDKLTKLETDINEINTTQEMIARKDALNALVEAHKLLQEETTNSSKDKTQVNHQLALLEVLQDDHMKFITGHLQELKQHMQSVKEEYNRSARVLLQHSNELKTITSAISQHTTCFENLKQELVEQTTIIRGIETITMGIERIVTNSYRMISEIKPEIQTMLLIVEKLYQSSQDTANIPGKIIAEINGISHKADLTHQLVQRLQDILTKPELEVSDEIGRCLSAAKSELEKEGVTVNDIQDGSVEILFQCSSIPKWIKICEKCIDGRIAKIFGPLQDRLRSRQGCENLQITVDMYETDFVGSVEAILKQLRPHLISKLPHFAESERYSDLTKIKWDEVLRLLLKHEQSREPSFPITVAGKVEDSYAVSEKIDVLDTELSRLVYDATDVYDSHKDEGTQELQYATADIKSYVLDDMVKVSGNDEETEELQSVISNLQDVIVSVSDNDYSTKELQTATCESNSYSRDFFVTVTNKGEHTEELPSATAEVMDYLRDGSVKVSDGDDDTAELQSATDQVTSISRHASFTLTDNIDTAVEMQSASFETTNNWHNESVTLSDKDEDKEEHQTATNQIATNSRDASLTLYDTNDYSVELYNGSAKNSVNDKDKEQLKSLIAIINRNVWDSSVTVSDEDEDAEDLQCSTGEHISNLLVASLTVSDKNDNKEKPESVTNEIISKSSDIFVSVSYKDEDTDGLYSPIAQLISNSQSMSCIFSDTEGDTELMNSATADILNNSRVMPVVISDKDEETKKLQSVTANISSNPLSLSFTFPDKNEDKDELQSANANIIVSDKDEDTKELQYVTAKFLSPLRDIRIDVPVSVQRFQATSNPIGHDSHVSYKNEDKDGLHSPTAQMISYSQSTSSIFSDKEEDKEKLQSATADILNNSRIMPVVISDKDEETKKLQSATADILNNTLSVSFTISDKDEDKDELQYVNANNIVSDKDADKDGPQYISAKSINPLRDIHMDVPFSVQRFQATSNPIGHDSHVSYKDEDTDGLYSPTAQMISYSQSTSSIFSDKQVYTGNLQSATADILNISRIMPVVISDNDEDKEELQSANADIIGAGTCDKPYSLSESLQFSDIETSIQSKNETSHSKRVVGQEDVESSITELIEQVNKRPSNKTLFSILKETETLREQNNAELNKCKQELKNSQNKDEELTRLLTTNTETINRLNVEIKEIEQEIDRLLNEAVLFDEQAIELFKNADRKSTIGWGAVGLGLGLTGLNPFTAATVAGVATGLGSVGATTALVSANDARKAAEEKRSTAQKKCSKVDSKLEEMRKCQTTIDAGVANKKALHKKIQTIQEELGHLENLHCSLDAIEIIVGSQINFSTVIKQRLQRTYDTITTTTNTQQHLLLYIIILFILLILLTL, encoded by the exons GTGCGAACTGACCGCAACGAGATATTCCATTCCGGTGATATGGCTATAACCGACGACAAATTAAAAGAATATATTTCCAACATGCGTGATGTGCTGCAAATATCGATTTTCAACAAACTACCGGATATTCAAACCTTTTTGGATAAGCTGACGAAA TTGGAAACAGACATCAATGAAATAAATACGACTCAAGAAATGATAGCACGAAAAGATGCATTAAACGCTTTAGTTGAGGCGCATAAACTTCTACAGGAAGAAACAACGAATTCATCTAAGGACAAAACACAAGTAAATCACCAATTGGCCCTTCTCGAAGTTTTACAGGACGATCATATGAAATTCATCACGGGTCATTTACAGGAACTTAAGCAACACATGCAAAGCGTAAAAGAGGAATATAACAGGAGCGCAAGGGTTTTGCTTCAACATTCAAATGAATTGAAAACTATCACCTCTGCCATCTCTCAACATACAACGTGCTTCGAAAATCTTAAGCAG GAACTTGTGGAACAAACAACAATTATCCGTGGAATCGAAACAATTACGATGGGTATTGAACGAATTGTGACCAACAGCTACCGAATGATCAGTGAAATTAAACCTG aaataCAAACAATGCTTCTAATAGTAGAAAAATTGTACCAAAGTAGCCAGGACACGGCGAATATTCCAG GGAAAATTATAGCAGAAATAAATGGGATATCACACAAGGCAGACTTGACACATCAGCTTGTACAACGTTTGCAAGACATACTAACCAAACCAGAACTGGAGGTTTCCGATGAGATTGGACGGTGTCTTTCTGCTGCTAAAAGCGAGTTAGAAAAAG AGGGAGTTACTGTAAACGATATACAGGATGGCAGTGTGGAGATTTTGTTTCAATGCTCGTCAATACCCAAATGGATCAAAATTTGCGAAAAGTGCATCGATGGAAGAATTGCAAAAATATTTGGTCCATTACAAGATCGACTCAGGAGTAGACAAGGTTGTGAAAACCTTCAAATAACAGTGGACATGTACGAAACAGACTTCGTGGGATCCGTGGAAGcaattt TAAAACAACTTCGTCCACATTTGATTTCAAAGTTACCACATTTCGCCGAAAGTGAACGTTACAGCGATCTGACGAAAATAAAATGGGATGAAGTTTTGAGGCTTCTGCTAAAACATGAACAATCACGAGAGCCTTCTTTTCCTATAACAg TTGCCGGTAAAGTCGAAGATTCGTATGCAGTCTCAGAGAAAATAGATGTTTTAGATACTGAACTTAGCCGTTTAGTTTATGATGCGACAGATGTGTATG ATTCGCATAAGGATGAAGGTACACAGGAACTACAATATGCCACTGCTGACATCAAGAGTTATGTGCTTGATGATATGGTGAAAGTCTCTGGAAATGATGAAGAAACAGAGGAATTGCAATCTGTCATTAGTAATTTACAGGATGTGATTGTTTCTGTTTCTGATAATGATTACAGTACAAAGGAACTGCAAACTGCTACTTGCGAAAGTAACAGTTATTCCCGGGATTTTTTTGTTACAGTCACTAATAAGGGTGAACATACAGAGGAACTGCCATCTGCGACCGCCGAAGTTATGGATTATTTGCGGGATGGGTCGGTCAAAGTTTCTGATGGAGATGACGATACAGCGGAACTGCAATCTGCCACCGACCAAGTCACAAGTATTTCACGACATGCGTCTTTTACACTTACTGATAATATTGACACTGCAGTTGAAATGCAATCTGCTTCTTTCGAAACAACCAATAATTGGCACAATGAGTCGGTTACACTATCTGATAAGGATGAAGACAAAGAGGAACATCAAACTGCTACCAACCAAATCGCCACTAATTCAAGGGATGCGTCTTTAACATTATATGATACGAATGACTATTCAGTGGAACTGTACAATGGGTCGGCTAAAAATTCTGTAAATGATAAAGATAAAGAGCAACTGAAATCTTTAATCGCCATAATCAACCGGAATGTGTGGGATTCATCTGTTACCGTCTCTGACGAAGATGAAGATGCGGAGGATTTACAATGTTCAACCGGCGAACACATCAGTAATTTGCTAGTAGCATCTCTCACAGTCTCTGATAAGAATGACAATAAAGAAAAACCGGAATCTGTCACCAATGAAATCATCAGTAAATCAAGTGATATATTTGTTTCAGTATCTTATAAGGATGAAGATACAGATGGACTTTATTCTCCAATTGCTCAATTGATCAGTAATTCACAAAGTATGTCGTGTATTTTTTCTGATACGGAAGGAGATACAGAACTAATGAATTCTGCCACCGCTGACATCCTCAATAACTCGCGGGTTATGCCGGTTGTAATTTCTGATAAGGATGAAGAAACAAAGAAATTACAATCTGTAACCGCTAACATCTCAAGTAATCCTTTGTCCCTGTCGTTTACATTTCCTGATAAGAATGAAGATAAAGATGAACTGCAATCTGCAAATGCCAATATTATCG TTTCTGATAAGGATGAAGATACAAAAGAACTGCAATATGTAACCGCGAAATTCCTCAGTCCATTGAGGGATATTCGTATTGATGTTCCGGTCTCAG TACAACGATTCCAGGCGACGAGTAATCCAATAGGACACGATTCCCATG TATCTTATAAGAATGAAGATAAAGATGGACTGCATTCTCCAACTGCTCAAATGATCAGTTATTCACAAAGTACGTCGAGTATTTTTTCTGATAAGGAAGAAGATAAAGAGAAACTGCAATCTGCCACCGCTGACATCCTCAATAACTCGCGGATTATGCCGGTTGTAATTTCTGATAAGGATGAAGAAACAAAGAAACTGCAATCTGCAACCGCTGACATCTTAAATAATACGCTGTCTGTGTCGTTTACAATTTCTGATAAGGATGAAGATAAAGACGAACTGCAATATGTAAATGCCAACAATATCG TTTCTGATAAAGATGCAGATAAAGATGGACCCCAATATATAAGCGCGAAATCCATAAATCCGTTGAGGGATATTCATATGGATGTTCCGTTCTCAG TTCAACGATTCCAGGCGACGAGTAATCCAATAGGACACGATTCCCATG TATCTTATAAGGATGAAGATACAGATGGACTGTATTCTCCAACTGCTCAAATGATCAGTTATTCACAAAGTACGTCGAGTATTTTTTCTGATAAGCAAGTATATACGGGGAATCTGCAATCTGCCACCGCTGACATCCTCAATATCTCGCGGATTATGCCGGTTGTAATTTCTGATAATGATGAAGATAAAGAGGAACTGCAATCTGCAAATGCCGACATTATCG GCGCTGGTACATGCGATAAGCCGTATTCGTTGTCAGAGAGCTTGCAGTTTTCAGATATAGAAACCAGCATCCAGTCAAAAAATGAGACCTCGCACTCAAAACGTGTCGTTGGACAAG AGGATGTGGAGTCATCG ATAACAGAATTAATAGAGCAGGTCAATAAGCGACCTTCAAATAAAACGTTGTTCAGTATTTTGAAAGAGACAGAAACCCTTCGAGAACAAAATAATGCAGaattaaataaatgcaaacaagaaTTGAAGAATAGCCAAAACAAAGACGAAGAACTAACTCGTTTGCTAACAACTAATACAGAAACTATCAATCGTCTGAATGTGGAAATTAAG GAAATTGAGCAGGAAATCGATAGATTACTTAACGAAGCAGTTTTGTTTGATGAACAAGCAATTGAACTGTTTAAGAATGCCGACAGGAAGAGCACAATAGGGTGGGGAGCTGTTGGATTGGGATTGGGATTAACTGGACTGAATCCTTTCACTG CCGCCACTGTAGCTGGGGTAGCTACTGGTTTGGGTTCTGTTGGTGCTACGACTGCCTTGGTCTCCGCCAATGATGCTCGTAAGGCTGCTGAAGAGAAAAGATCAACTGctcaaaaaaaatgttcaaaggtTGATAGCAAACTTGAAGAAATGCGAAAGTGTCAAACAACAATTGATGCTGGTGTTGCCAATAAAAAAGCATTGCATAAGAAAATTC AAACCATCCAGGAAGAGTTGGGACACTTAGAAAATCTACACTGCAGCCTTGATGCCATCGAAATAATAGTAGGCAGCCAGATAAACTTCTCGACGGTAATCAAACAACGACTTCAACGTACTTATGATACTATAACAACAACCACAAACACACAGCAACATTTATTACTatatataataatactatttatactACTTATTTTACTaacactttaa